Proteins encoded in a region of the Leifsonia sp. PS1209 genome:
- a CDS encoding carboxylesterase family protein: protein MTTPTAAPEVDTTAGRVRGIWREGSAAFLGIPFAEAPTGERRFAAPVPHAAWEGVLDATAYGATPQRAALSEITLIPEPSIPGDSTLNVNVFTPAPRSDSALPVLVYIHGGGFVAGSPASPWYDGAAFARDGVVTVSVSYRLGFDGFGWIEDAPQNRGVLDWLLALEWVRDNIGAFGGDPARVTIAGQSAGGGAVLSLLAVPRAAALFQRVISISGATSDLPAADAEVFGRRLAELAGVPPTRAGLSALDEATILALQAQVASPAPAPGDEDGEDDALAGLVQLAAGRLVWGPVVDGDLLPQAVADALRSGVGAEKELVLGATDNEFNMALTAHRDALAAVPAAAVLTRFGLADDTAAAYAAAHDGRDTADILGQYITDRLFRTTALTIARERAAAAPTWLYRFSWPSPTMGGACHCLDVPFFFDCLDAERVQNIAGPNPPQALADDVHGAAVSFIVGGDPGWAPFDAATEAGRVFDLPSRTDEHAYADVEVLLPQAVR, encoded by the coding sequence ATGACGACACCGACCGCCGCCCCCGAGGTGGACACGACCGCCGGCCGGGTCCGCGGGATCTGGAGGGAGGGCTCCGCCGCGTTCCTCGGCATCCCGTTCGCCGAGGCGCCGACCGGCGAGCGCCGGTTTGCCGCTCCTGTGCCGCACGCGGCGTGGGAGGGGGTGCTCGACGCCACCGCGTACGGGGCGACCCCGCAGCGTGCCGCGCTGTCCGAGATCACCCTGATCCCCGAGCCGTCGATCCCCGGCGACTCGACCCTCAACGTCAACGTCTTCACGCCCGCGCCGCGCAGCGACTCCGCGCTGCCCGTGCTGGTCTACATCCACGGCGGCGGGTTCGTCGCGGGCTCCCCCGCGAGCCCCTGGTACGACGGCGCCGCCTTCGCCAGGGACGGCGTGGTGACCGTGTCCGTGTCGTACCGGCTCGGCTTCGACGGGTTCGGCTGGATCGAGGACGCTCCACAGAACCGGGGTGTCCTGGACTGGCTGCTGGCGCTCGAGTGGGTGCGGGACAACATCGGAGCGTTCGGCGGCGACCCAGCGAGGGTGACCATCGCCGGGCAGTCGGCGGGAGGCGGAGCGGTGCTGTCGTTGCTGGCCGTGCCGCGGGCCGCCGCGCTGTTCCAGCGCGTGATCAGCATCTCGGGGGCGACCAGCGACCTGCCCGCCGCAGACGCGGAGGTCTTCGGGCGCAGGCTGGCCGAGCTCGCCGGCGTGCCGCCCACCCGAGCGGGACTGTCCGCGCTCGACGAGGCGACCATCCTCGCGCTGCAGGCGCAGGTCGCCTCACCCGCGCCGGCGCCGGGCGACGAGGATGGCGAGGACGACGCGCTGGCCGGTCTCGTCCAGCTCGCCGCCGGCCGCCTGGTCTGGGGTCCCGTCGTCGACGGCGACCTCCTGCCGCAGGCCGTCGCCGACGCCCTCCGCTCCGGCGTCGGTGCGGAGAAGGAGCTGGTGCTCGGGGCGACGGACAACGAGTTCAACATGGCGCTGACCGCCCACCGGGATGCGCTCGCCGCCGTCCCCGCGGCCGCGGTCCTCACCCGGTTCGGGCTGGCGGACGACACCGCGGCCGCGTACGCCGCAGCGCACGATGGGCGCGACACCGCCGACATCCTCGGCCAGTACATCACCGACCGCCTGTTCCGCACCACGGCGCTCACCATCGCCAGGGAGCGCGCCGCCGCCGCACCGACCTGGCTCTACCGCTTCTCCTGGCCGTCCCCGACGATGGGCGGCGCCTGCCACTGCCTCGACGTGCCGTTCTTCTTCGACTGCCTGGACGCGGAGCGGGTGCAGAACATCGCCGGACCGAACCCTCCGCAGGCGCTCGCCGACGACGTGCACGGCGCCGCGGTGTCGTTCATCGTCGGCGGCGACCCCGGCTGGGCGCCGTTCGACGCCGCCACGGAGGCCGGGCGGGTTTTCGACCTGCCGTCCCGCACCGACGAGCACGCGTACGCGGACGTGGAGGTGCTGCTGCCGCAGGCGGTGCGCTGA
- a CDS encoding aspartate ammonia-lyase, translating to MDEPKTHPIPVIDASQNVSDVPTPTAEGGPVRTESDSLGSREIPADAYWGVHTSRALENFQIAKRPISVYPDLIVALASVKQAAARANLEIGVLDKHKAALIDQACQLIIDGKFHDQFVVGVMQGGAGTSTNMNANEVIANVALELDGHAKGEYQYISPIDDVNRSQSTNDTYPTAIKIALTFALGHLLDQLAQLRDSFARKGEEFRHVLKVGRTQLQDAVPMTLGQEFHGFATTLTEDHARLTETKWLLAEINLGATAIGTGITADPGYAAAAVRHLNVITGLNLETAPDLIESTSDAGAFMSFSGSLKRSAIKLSKICNDLRLLSSGPQAGLGEINLPPRQAGSSIMPGKVNPVIPEVVNQVAFSVAGADVTVTMAAEGGQLQLNAFEPVIAHSLLQSITWMTQAFHTLRVNCVDGITANEERLGAMVGSSVGVITALMPHIGYAAAAALAKTALLTGGNVADLVVEAKLMSREDVTRLLSPARLSGLEAITTAIPIIDAGTDPTA from the coding sequence ATGGACGAGCCGAAGACCCACCCGATTCCCGTGATCGACGCGTCGCAGAACGTCTCGGACGTTCCCACCCCGACCGCGGAAGGCGGCCCCGTCCGCACCGAATCCGACTCGCTCGGCAGCCGGGAGATCCCGGCGGACGCGTACTGGGGCGTGCACACGTCCCGCGCGCTGGAGAACTTCCAGATCGCCAAGCGTCCCATCTCGGTCTACCCCGATCTGATCGTGGCGCTCGCCAGTGTGAAGCAGGCGGCGGCGCGCGCGAACCTGGAGATCGGCGTGCTGGACAAGCACAAGGCCGCCCTGATCGACCAGGCCTGCCAGCTCATCATCGACGGCAAGTTCCACGACCAGTTCGTGGTCGGCGTCATGCAGGGCGGCGCGGGCACGTCCACGAATATGAACGCCAACGAGGTCATCGCGAACGTCGCGCTCGAACTCGACGGCCACGCCAAGGGCGAGTACCAGTACATCAGCCCGATCGACGACGTCAACCGCAGCCAGAGCACCAACGACACATACCCGACGGCCATCAAGATCGCCCTCACCTTCGCTCTCGGTCACCTGCTCGACCAGCTCGCCCAGCTGCGCGACTCGTTCGCGCGGAAGGGCGAGGAGTTCCGGCACGTGCTCAAGGTCGGCCGCACCCAGCTGCAGGATGCGGTCCCGATGACGCTCGGGCAGGAGTTCCACGGCTTCGCGACCACGCTCACGGAGGACCACGCCCGTCTCACGGAGACGAAGTGGCTCCTCGCGGAGATCAACCTCGGCGCGACGGCCATCGGCACCGGGATCACCGCCGACCCCGGATACGCGGCAGCCGCCGTTCGCCACCTCAACGTGATCACCGGCCTCAACCTGGAGACGGCGCCCGACCTCATCGAGTCGACGAGCGACGCAGGCGCGTTCATGTCGTTCTCCGGTTCGCTGAAGCGCAGTGCCATCAAGCTCTCGAAGATCTGCAACGACCTGCGCCTGCTGTCGAGCGGCCCGCAGGCCGGCCTCGGCGAGATCAACCTCCCGCCGCGCCAGGCCGGGTCGAGCATCATGCCCGGCAAGGTCAACCCGGTCATCCCGGAGGTCGTCAACCAGGTGGCGTTCTCGGTGGCAGGCGCCGACGTGACGGTGACGATGGCCGCCGAGGGCGGTCAGCTCCAGCTGAACGCGTTCGAGCCCGTCATCGCGCACTCGCTGCTGCAGTCGATCACCTGGATGACGCAGGCCTTCCACACGCTGCGCGTGAACTGCGTGGACGGCATCACCGCGAACGAGGAGCGTCTCGGAGCGATGGTCGGTTCGTCCGTCGGCGTGATCACGGCGCTCATGCCGCACATCGGATACGCGGCCGCAGCCGCGCTCGCCAAGACGGCGCTGCTCACCGGAGGCAACGTGGCCGACCTCGTCGTGGAGGCCAAGCTGATGAGCCGTGAGGACGTGACCAGGCTGCTGTCGCCTGCTCGCCTGAGCGGCCTCGAGGCGATCACCACGGCCATCCCGATCATCGACGCCGGCACCGACCCCACGGCCTAA
- a CDS encoding FAD-linked oxidase C-terminal domain-containing protein: MDVLEWLSAALGDDAIAAGVLSTDREALDAARTDRSGWIADGSPLAVVNATAVEHVQATMRAASEFRVPVVPRGAGTGLAGGANGTDGAIVLSVAGMNRILEISADDELAVIEPGVINADLNDALEPYGLFFAPDPASKAISTVGGNIATNAGGLLCAKYGVTREAVLALDVVLADGRLVSTGHRTVKGVTGYDITALFVGSEGTLGVIVGATVRAIPIPAGEPTTIGALFPDVRSAAAASARVTASRLRPAVMELLDAASLDRISAHLGADTIASAFGTTGGGSYLLVQFDGPSAAADAASAAELIGAEGGTVRVSADADDGERLLAIRRAFHPALAATGEVLIEDVSVPRSRMPEMFAAIERISEKYGVPIPTVAHAGDGNLHPNFVYSGAEVPPAVWDAANELFRTAMDLGGTLTGEHGVGVLKRRWLADELGPDSYDLQVKLKSVFDPLGILNPGKVFG, encoded by the coding sequence ATGGATGTTCTGGAGTGGTTGTCCGCAGCACTCGGTGACGACGCCATCGCGGCCGGCGTGCTCAGCACCGATCGGGAGGCGCTCGACGCCGCCCGCACGGATCGCTCCGGCTGGATCGCGGACGGAAGCCCGCTCGCCGTCGTCAATGCCACGGCCGTCGAGCACGTGCAGGCGACCATGCGCGCAGCCAGCGAGTTCCGCGTCCCCGTCGTCCCCCGCGGAGCGGGCACGGGCCTGGCAGGCGGCGCGAACGGCACGGACGGCGCGATCGTGCTCAGCGTGGCCGGCATGAACCGCATCCTGGAGATCTCCGCCGACGACGAGCTCGCCGTCATCGAGCCGGGCGTCATCAACGCCGACCTCAACGACGCCCTCGAGCCGTACGGCCTGTTCTTCGCTCCCGACCCGGCGAGCAAGGCCATCTCCACGGTCGGCGGCAACATCGCCACCAACGCGGGCGGCCTGCTCTGCGCCAAGTACGGCGTCACCCGCGAGGCCGTCCTCGCCCTCGACGTCGTGCTCGCGGACGGACGCCTCGTCTCCACCGGTCACCGCACGGTGAAGGGCGTGACCGGCTACGACATCACCGCGCTGTTCGTCGGGTCGGAGGGCACCCTGGGCGTGATCGTCGGCGCCACGGTGCGCGCCATCCCGATCCCCGCCGGGGAGCCGACCACCATCGGAGCGCTGTTCCCGGATGTGCGGTCGGCGGCGGCAGCGTCCGCGCGCGTGACAGCATCCAGACTCCGCCCCGCCGTGATGGAACTGCTCGACGCCGCGTCCCTCGACCGCATCTCCGCCCACCTCGGCGCGGACACCATCGCCTCGGCGTTCGGCACGACGGGAGGCGGCAGTTACCTCCTCGTTCAGTTCGACGGCCCGAGCGCTGCGGCGGACGCCGCCTCCGCCGCCGAGCTGATCGGGGCGGAGGGAGGCACCGTGCGCGTCTCCGCCGACGCGGACGACGGCGAACGCCTGCTGGCGATCCGCCGCGCCTTCCACCCCGCGCTCGCCGCCACCGGAGAGGTGCTGATCGAGGACGTCTCCGTCCCTCGCTCCCGGATGCCGGAGATGTTCGCCGCGATCGAGCGCATCTCCGAGAAGTACGGGGTGCCCATCCCGACCGTCGCGCACGCGGGCGACGGCAACCTGCACCCCAACTTCGTCTACTCCGGTGCCGAGGTGCCTCCGGCGGTGTGGGATGCGGCGAACGAGCTGTTCCGCACGGCGATGGACCTGGGCGGAACGCTCACCGGCGAGCACGGCGTCGGTGTGCTGAAGCGACGCTGGCTCGCCGATGAGCTCGGCCCTGACTCCTACGACCTGCAGGTGAAGCTCAAGTCGGTCTTCGACCCGCTCGGCATCCTCAACCCCGGCAAGGTCTTCGGCTGA
- a CDS encoding alpha/beta hydrolase translates to MSIEQRRPGVAGGDDDAARLDAGLPDIDWSVAPVGAVFSRFAAPSGELAVVSLGDPSDPRVVLIPGVTGSKEDFYLLAPILVAAGYHVQSFDLAGQYESADAGPVPGGHYTYELLVTDIVAFLQSGPPAHVLGYSFAGVLAQLALIEHPGLFRSLTLLTTPPEPGQAFRGVRVIGWLSWFLGGRQGAGLMIWGIVTNKNKVPPSRLAFVRSRFALTRRSSVDDIVGLMKRVPDVRGRVAAMRIPILVATGNHDLWPTHLHAANAQALGATLAVYSTGHSPCETAPHQLARDMVALFRRAERAEAARQD, encoded by the coding sequence GTGTCCATCGAACAGAGGCGGCCCGGAGTCGCCGGAGGCGACGACGACGCTGCGCGTCTGGATGCGGGTCTTCCCGACATCGACTGGTCCGTCGCGCCGGTCGGAGCCGTCTTCAGCAGGTTCGCCGCGCCGAGCGGCGAGCTCGCCGTGGTGTCGCTCGGCGACCCGTCCGACCCGCGCGTGGTGCTCATCCCGGGCGTGACGGGTTCGAAGGAGGACTTCTACCTGCTGGCGCCGATCCTGGTGGCCGCCGGGTATCACGTGCAGAGCTTCGACCTGGCCGGCCAGTACGAGTCCGCGGACGCCGGCCCCGTTCCCGGCGGCCACTACACGTACGAGCTGCTGGTCACCGACATCGTCGCGTTCCTGCAGTCCGGGCCACCCGCCCACGTGCTCGGATACTCGTTCGCCGGCGTGCTCGCGCAGCTGGCGCTGATCGAGCATCCCGGGCTGTTCCGCAGCCTCACCCTGCTGACCACGCCGCCGGAGCCCGGCCAGGCGTTCCGCGGCGTGCGGGTGATCGGCTGGCTGAGCTGGTTCCTCGGCGGCCGCCAGGGTGCAGGACTGATGATCTGGGGCATCGTCACGAACAAGAACAAGGTGCCGCCGTCGCGGCTCGCGTTCGTGCGCTCGCGCTTCGCCCTCACCCGCCGGTCGAGCGTCGACGACATCGTCGGGCTGATGAAACGGGTTCCGGATGTGCGCGGCAGGGTCGCAGCGATGCGCATCCCGATACTGGTCGCCACCGGCAACCACGACCTGTGGCCGACGCACCTGCACGCGGCCAACGCGCAGGCCCTCGGGGCGACGCTCGCCGTCTACAGCACCGGGCACAGCCCGTGCGAGACCGCTCCGCATCAGCTCGCTCGCGACATGGTCGCGCTGTTCCGCCGCGCAGAGCGCGCGGAGGCGGCGCGCCAGGACTGA
- a CDS encoding AlkA N-terminal domain-containing protein has translation MNRETDKLADPVFAERYRAMSARDTRFDGQFITGVHSTGIYCRPSCPAVSPKPGNVTFYLTAAAAHEAGLRACKRCLPDAVPGSPEWNTRDDLAARAMRLIADGTVEREGVPGLARRLGYTPRHLGRVLASELGAGPLALARAHRAQTARLLLAGTNLSITDVAFAAGFTSVRQFNETMADIYRTTPGAIRASAKGRAGARAASTDVKDGGEPTASGAATLSLRLPARAPFDGAALLGFLGARSIAGVESGDADSYSRALALPHGPAVVRLTLGGTPTAPHVECDATLADVADLAPLVARVRRLLDLDADAAAIDAALSADPALAASVSAAPGRRVPGAVDAEEIVFRALIGQQISVPAARTALTRLTDALGRPLDLGGFTRLFPTAADIAEHGRQVLRGPARRIDTIVNTAAAIASGELVIDVGESREELEERLTALPGIGPWTAGYIAMRVLGSPDILLTSDLAIRQGAAKLGLPDDAKALAAYGARWAPWRSYAGMHLWRSAQA, from the coding sequence ATGAACCGCGAAACAGACAAGCTCGCCGACCCGGTCTTCGCCGAGCGCTACCGCGCGATGAGCGCCAGGGACACACGGTTCGACGGGCAGTTCATCACCGGCGTGCACTCCACCGGCATCTACTGCCGCCCGAGCTGCCCGGCGGTCTCGCCGAAGCCGGGCAACGTCACCTTCTACCTCACGGCGGCCGCGGCGCACGAGGCAGGGCTCCGCGCCTGCAAGCGCTGCCTTCCGGATGCGGTGCCCGGCTCCCCGGAGTGGAATACCCGCGACGACCTCGCCGCCCGGGCCATGCGTCTCATCGCCGACGGGACGGTCGAGCGCGAGGGCGTGCCGGGACTCGCCCGACGCCTCGGATACACGCCACGTCACCTCGGGCGGGTGCTCGCCTCCGAGCTCGGCGCTGGACCCCTCGCACTCGCTCGGGCGCATAGGGCGCAGACCGCCCGGCTCCTCCTCGCGGGCACCAACCTGTCGATCACCGACGTGGCGTTCGCGGCGGGATTCACCAGCGTGCGCCAGTTCAACGAGACGATGGCCGACATCTACCGCACGACGCCCGGCGCGATCCGGGCGTCCGCGAAGGGGCGGGCGGGCGCACGGGCAGCATCCACGGACGTGAAGGATGGCGGAGAGCCCACCGCATCCGGGGCCGCCACCCTGAGCCTCCGGCTCCCCGCCCGCGCGCCGTTCGACGGCGCAGCCCTGCTCGGCTTCCTGGGGGCCAGGTCGATCGCGGGCGTCGAGAGCGGAGACGCGGATTCGTACAGCCGCGCGCTCGCCCTCCCCCACGGCCCTGCCGTCGTCCGGCTCACTCTCGGCGGCACGCCGACGGCACCGCACGTGGAGTGCGACGCGACCCTCGCCGATGTGGCCGACCTCGCGCCGCTCGTCGCCCGCGTGCGCCGCCTGCTCGACCTGGATGCCGACGCTGCGGCCATCGACGCCGCTCTCTCCGCAGACCCCGCCCTCGCGGCCAGCGTCTCCGCCGCGCCGGGACGCCGGGTGCCTGGCGCCGTCGACGCGGAGGAGATCGTCTTCCGCGCTCTCATCGGCCAGCAGATCTCCGTCCCTGCCGCGCGCACGGCGCTCACCCGGCTCACCGACGCGCTCGGCCGCCCGCTCGACCTCGGCGGGTTCACGCGCCTCTTCCCCACCGCCGCCGACATCGCCGAGCACGGCAGGCAGGTGCTGCGCGGTCCGGCGAGACGCATCGACACCATCGTGAACACAGCCGCGGCCATCGCCTCCGGCGAGCTCGTGATCGACGTCGGCGAGTCGCGCGAGGAGCTGGAGGAACGGCTCACCGCCCTCCCCGGCATCGGCCCGTGGACCGCCGGCTACATCGCGATGCGCGTGCTCGGCAGCCCGGACATCCTGCTCACCAGCGACCTCGCCATCCGTCAGGGGGCAGCCAAGCTCGGCCTGCCGGACGACGCGAAAGCGCTCGCTGCGTACGGCGCTCGCTGGGCGCCGTGGCGCAGCTACGCCGGAATGCATCTGTGGAGGTCCGCGCAGGCGTAG
- a CDS encoding fumarylacetoacetate hydrolase family protein — MRFSHLSSTTDPTPRLAAVIGDGALFLEEVMDPAPRDLQDLIEQGDGVLAHVKAVVDNALAQHTSLTPVRELRHASAVLRPPAVIAIGANYAAHAAELALRSEKAATIFSLWPNSLAGHGGTTTWPGDLTTQVDYEAELGVIIGKPARDVSVQDALDYVWGYTVVNDITARDLQFSEAQWSRCKSFDGFTPNGPVVVTADEIRDPQDLWLTTNVDGTILQDASTADMVRSVAEIVSYLSKSATIQPGTLISTGSPGGAGYSRTPPVFLKDHSTVTVSIGGIGYLTTYCRVT, encoded by the coding sequence GTGAGATTCTCGCACCTCAGCTCCACCACAGATCCAACGCCGCGTCTTGCGGCCGTCATCGGCGACGGCGCCCTCTTCCTCGAGGAGGTGATGGACCCGGCCCCGCGCGATCTGCAAGACCTGATCGAGCAGGGCGACGGTGTCCTCGCACACGTCAAGGCGGTCGTCGACAACGCACTCGCACAGCACACCAGCCTCACGCCGGTCAGGGAGCTGCGGCACGCCTCGGCTGTGCTGCGGCCGCCGGCGGTCATCGCGATCGGCGCGAACTACGCCGCTCACGCCGCCGAGCTCGCGCTGCGCTCGGAGAAGGCGGCCACCATCTTCTCGCTCTGGCCGAACTCGCTCGCCGGTCACGGCGGCACGACGACCTGGCCGGGGGACCTGACGACGCAGGTCGACTACGAGGCGGAGCTCGGCGTCATCATCGGCAAGCCGGCCCGGGATGTGTCGGTGCAGGATGCGCTCGACTACGTCTGGGGATACACCGTCGTCAACGACATCACGGCCAGAGACCTGCAGTTCTCCGAGGCGCAGTGGTCGCGCTGCAAGTCGTTCGACGGGTTCACCCCGAACGGTCCCGTCGTGGTGACGGCCGACGAGATCCGCGACCCGCAGGACCTCTGGCTGACCACGAACGTCGACGGCACGATCCTGCAGGACGCGTCGACCGCCGACATGGTGCGCTCGGTCGCCGAGATCGTGTCCTACCTGTCGAAGTCGGCGACGATCCAGCCCGGCACGCTCATCTCCACCGGCAGCCCGGGCGGAGCGGGATACTCGCGCACCCCGCCGGTGTTCCTCAAGGACCACTCGACCGTGACCGTCTCGATCGGCGGCATCGGCTACCTCACCACGTACTGCCGCGTCACCTGA
- a CDS encoding glycosyltransferase family 2 protein, translating into MPTIAVVIPALNDSEMLARCLDDLAAQLRPADEIIVVDNGSTDDTAAVARSKGATVIEQSQRGIWPAASTGYDAASTDIIARLDADSRPPVDWLLHIEAEFVDDPDIGVLTGPGIFYDGNTLIAGLGQTLYIGGYFWSMEIWLGHPPIFGSNFAMRRTVWEGVRGRVHRGMREIHDDLDLAIHLDPSQVVRYDERLTVGISARPFSTWRGFGRRLGWAYTTLRMHLPEESPWRRRAARRRWEAEHADDAPGAIA; encoded by the coding sequence GTGCCAACCATCGCCGTCGTGATCCCTGCCCTGAACGACTCCGAGATGCTCGCGCGCTGCCTGGACGACCTCGCGGCCCAGCTGCGGCCCGCCGACGAGATCATCGTGGTCGACAACGGCAGCACGGACGATACCGCCGCCGTGGCCCGCTCGAAGGGCGCCACCGTGATCGAGCAGTCGCAGCGCGGGATCTGGCCTGCCGCATCCACCGGCTACGACGCGGCGTCGACAGACATCATCGCCCGGCTGGACGCCGACTCCCGTCCCCCGGTCGACTGGCTGCTGCACATCGAGGCCGAGTTCGTCGACGACCCGGACATCGGCGTGCTCACCGGCCCAGGCATCTTCTACGACGGCAACACGCTCATCGCCGGCCTCGGGCAGACGCTCTACATCGGCGGCTACTTCTGGTCGATGGAGATCTGGCTCGGCCACCCGCCGATCTTCGGCTCCAACTTCGCCATGCGGCGCACCGTCTGGGAGGGCGTGCGCGGTCGCGTGCACCGCGGGATGCGCGAGATCCACGACGACCTCGACCTCGCCATCCACCTCGACCCCAGCCAGGTGGTGCGGTACGACGAACGCCTCACCGTCGGCATCTCCGCCCGCCCGTTCAGCACCTGGCGCGGCTTCGGCCGACGGCTCGGCTGGGCGTACACCACGCTCAGGATGCACCTGCCGGAGGAGTCGCCGTGGCGTCGCCGCGCAGCGCGCCGCCGCTGGGAGGCCGAGCACGCGGACGACGCGCCGGGCGCGATCGCCTGA
- a CDS encoding aldehyde dehydrogenase family protein has translation MTPAQTADDLRAFFDRGITKPLSWRLAQLRALRRMLTERSVEFEDALLSDLGKNPTESQIAELGFVVGEIDHMTRHLRRWLRPKRVGVPGALLPAGASIVREPVGVVLVIAPWNYPVQLLLAPVVGALAAGNAVLLKPSELAPATSSAMARLIPEYLDTRAVAVVEGGVEETTGLLAQCWDHIFFTGNGRVGRIVAAAAVEHLTPVTLELGGKSPVYVDDTTDLDAAAQRIAWGKFMNAGQTCVAPDYVLATPSVAARLATALAAAVSDLYGADPSTSPDYGRIVDDRQFQRLTTLLDAGATVTGGTHDAASRYLAPTVLIDVPRDAPVMREEIFGPILPIVTVDGLDDAIRYIVSGDKPLALYVFSEDKRVRRRFLTETSSGAVGFGVPAAHLAVAGLPFGGVGASGMGAYHGEHSLRTFSHEKAVLTKSLKPDTLRLIYPPFTEAKDRFARGLLRKLG, from the coding sequence ATGACACCTGCGCAGACCGCCGACGACCTCCGCGCCTTCTTCGATCGCGGCATCACGAAGCCCCTCTCGTGGCGGCTCGCCCAGTTGCGTGCGCTGCGCAGGATGCTCACCGAGCGTTCGGTCGAGTTCGAGGACGCCCTGCTGTCCGACCTCGGCAAGAACCCGACGGAGTCGCAGATCGCCGAGCTGGGGTTCGTGGTGGGCGAGATCGACCACATGACCAGGCATCTGCGTCGCTGGCTGCGGCCGAAGCGGGTCGGTGTTCCCGGCGCTCTGCTGCCGGCCGGCGCATCCATCGTCCGTGAGCCGGTCGGTGTGGTGCTGGTGATCGCCCCGTGGAACTATCCCGTGCAACTGCTTCTCGCTCCCGTCGTCGGCGCTCTCGCGGCGGGCAACGCCGTGTTGCTGAAGCCGAGCGAGCTGGCCCCTGCGACCTCCTCCGCGATGGCGAGACTGATCCCGGAGTACCTCGACACCCGGGCCGTCGCCGTGGTCGAGGGCGGCGTCGAGGAGACCACCGGGCTGCTCGCCCAGTGCTGGGACCACATCTTCTTCACCGGCAACGGCAGGGTCGGGCGCATCGTCGCCGCGGCCGCCGTCGAGCACCTCACGCCCGTCACGCTGGAGCTCGGCGGCAAGTCGCCGGTCTACGTCGACGACACCACCGACCTGGATGCTGCGGCCCAGCGCATCGCCTGGGGCAAGTTCATGAACGCGGGCCAGACCTGCGTCGCCCCCGACTACGTGCTGGCGACCCCGAGCGTCGCCGCCCGCCTCGCGACCGCGCTGGCCGCCGCCGTGAGCGACCTCTACGGCGCAGACCCGTCGACCAGCCCCGACTACGGCCGGATCGTCGACGACCGCCAGTTCCAGCGGCTGACGACGCTCCTGGATGCGGGCGCGACCGTCACCGGGGGAACCCACGACGCCGCATCCCGCTACCTGGCGCCGACCGTGCTCATCGACGTGCCACGCGACGCCCCGGTGATGCGGGAGGAGATCTTCGGCCCGATCCTGCCGATCGTCACGGTCGACGGGCTCGACGACGCCATCCGGTACATCGTCTCGGGCGACAAGCCGCTCGCGCTCTACGTGTTCAGCGAGGACAAGCGGGTGCGCAGGCGCTTCCTGACGGAGACGAGTTCCGGCGCCGTCGGTTTCGGCGTCCCCGCTGCACACCTGGCCGTCGCGGGGCTGCCGTTCGGCGGGGTCGGCGCCAGTGGCATGGGCGCGTATCACGGCGAGCACTCGCTGCGCACGTTCAGCCACGAGAAGGCGGTGCTGACGAAATCGCTGAAACCGGACACACTGCGGCTGATCTACCCGCCGTTCACCGAAGCGAAGGACCGGTTCGCCCGCGGGCTGCTCCGCAAGCTCGGCTGA